From the genome of Sphingobacterium kitahiroshimense, one region includes:
- a CDS encoding ABC transporter permease, producing MLKNYIKIAWRSLWKNRFFSILNIFGLAISLSVAILLITYGRQELSFNKQFKKEANIYRVLLESNGKYNYEKWSNLPNAVGPAMQDDIPEVKSTARLVRLDFTGFGSVRANDNNFIEKNIYLTDSSLFNVFDVEFIEGNSLTAFSNPKNVVISSSKKSKIFGKGSALNKKIIINQRDTLNISGVFQDFPANSSFEGDIFLNMMDSWMGKDLYWSNASYYTFCLLNNHADPAQIAKKTTALIDKYIPKENQYFTQFYLQPLSQVYLNSQDLRDNMSTREGNMKTVKTVFFLSFLIILIACINYMNLATARSQKNAKEVGINKVLGAHRNQIKFRFYIETGIIAFLSITLGIVLALVALPLFNHVIGSGIAVSNLFTLENIGICLTIWLIITLVGGSYPAFMMANIPSLSLMKNIITQGKVTHYLRKGLVIFQFTCSIILIIGVIIISLQMRHISRKDLGYQPTNIVTIPIRAVPSMDKLKNIKESIQKLTGTVSIATLQTFPGFGESGKTMHKPGDTNEGLPIKTSSSFEAIVPTLGLQLIAGKDLPENLAPTDSNCYILINEVVSAYLGFKNASDAVGQIIPTEMASNSIIVGVVRNFNFQSLKESIGGYIYYRMHNPTESYRYLLVRYDTQNVSSYITQIQQLFTQQVPEAAFDYQFLDEHIKKYYTAENRTNHIISTFSILTIFIACLGLFGLVAFTAQQRKKEIGVRKVLGSSTFKIVQLLSGHFIILIILSLFIAIPIAWWLFSHWLQDFNDRITFPLWSFAIAGLFALIIAFVTVGYQALKAALINPVESLRDE from the coding sequence ATGTTAAAGAATTATATCAAAATCGCATGGCGTAGTCTTTGGAAGAATAGATTTTTCAGTATTCTCAATATATTTGGTTTAGCCATAAGCTTGTCCGTTGCTATCCTATTGATAACTTACGGTCGCCAAGAATTAAGTTTTAATAAGCAATTTAAGAAAGAAGCCAATATATATCGTGTTCTATTGGAGTCCAACGGGAAATATAATTATGAGAAATGGAGCAATCTTCCTAATGCGGTTGGTCCCGCAATGCAAGATGATATTCCTGAAGTAAAATCAACCGCCCGATTGGTAAGGCTAGATTTTACAGGGTTTGGTTCTGTCCGTGCTAATGATAATAATTTCATCGAAAAAAATATTTACCTAACCGACTCCTCATTATTTAATGTATTTGATGTTGAATTTATAGAAGGAAATAGTCTTACTGCCTTTTCAAATCCAAAAAATGTTGTTATTTCATCCAGTAAGAAAAGTAAAATATTTGGTAAAGGATCTGCATTAAATAAAAAAATCATCATCAATCAGCGAGATACCTTAAATATTTCAGGTGTATTTCAGGATTTTCCAGCGAACAGTTCATTTGAAGGTGATATTTTCTTGAATATGATGGATTCTTGGATGGGGAAAGATCTCTATTGGTCAAATGCCAGCTACTACACATTTTGCTTATTAAACAATCATGCAGATCCCGCTCAAATAGCAAAAAAAACAACGGCCCTTATTGATAAATATATTCCAAAAGAAAATCAATATTTTACTCAATTTTATTTACAGCCTTTATCCCAAGTTTATTTAAACTCACAGGATTTACGTGATAATATGTCCACTCGCGAAGGAAACATGAAAACTGTAAAAACAGTATTTTTTCTTTCCTTTCTTATTATACTGATCGCATGTATTAATTATATGAATCTGGCGACCGCTCGTTCACAAAAAAATGCGAAGGAAGTTGGTATTAACAAAGTATTGGGGGCTCATCGTAACCAAATCAAATTTCGATTTTACATTGAAACAGGAATTATTGCATTTCTCTCCATTACCCTTGGAATAGTTTTGGCTCTCGTAGCTCTCCCTTTATTTAACCATGTGATTGGTTCTGGTATTGCTGTTTCGAACTTGTTTACGCTAGAAAACATAGGAATTTGTTTGACTATTTGGCTAATTATTACACTTGTAGGTGGGAGTTATCCCGCCTTTATGATGGCCAATATCCCGAGCCTGTCTCTTATGAAAAATATCATTACACAAGGTAAGGTTACCCATTATCTGCGTAAGGGGTTAGTTATATTCCAATTCACCTGCTCTATTATATTGATTATTGGTGTTATTATCATTTCGCTACAGATGCGCCATATCTCTAGAAAAGATCTCGGATATCAGCCGACAAACATTGTCACGATTCCAATACGCGCCGTGCCTTCTATGGACAAGCTGAAGAATATTAAAGAATCTATACAAAAGTTAACGGGGACTGTCAGTATCGCTACTTTACAAACATTTCCTGGTTTTGGTGAAAGTGGAAAAACAATGCATAAACCAGGCGATACGAATGAAGGGCTACCAATAAAGACTTCTAGTAGTTTTGAAGCTATAGTTCCCACACTAGGACTACAGTTGATTGCGGGAAAAGATTTACCGGAAAACTTAGCTCCTACAGATTCTAATTGCTATATTTTGATTAACGAAGTCGTTTCTGCCTATTTAGGGTTTAAGAATGCAAGCGATGCTGTGGGACAGATCATACCGACTGAAATGGCTTCAAATTCAATTATAGTTGGAGTCGTTCGAAATTTTAACTTTCAAAGTTTAAAAGAATCCATTGGTGGGTATATATATTACCGTATGCACAACCCCACTGAAAGTTATCGTTATTTACTTGTTCGTTATGATACACAAAACGTATCTTCCTATATTACCCAAATCCAACAATTATTTACACAACAGGTTCCTGAGGCAGCATTTGACTATCAATTTTTAGATGAACATATCAAAAAATATTACACAGCAGAGAACAGAACTAATCATATTATTTCAACATTCTCCATTTTAACAATTTTTATTGCTTGTTTGGGTTTATTTGGATTGGTTGCATTTACTGCACAACAACGTAAAAAAGAAATTGGAGTACGAAAAGTTTTAGGCTCAAGTACCTTTAAAATCGTTCAACTGCTTTCTGGCCACTTTATAATTTTGATTATCCTTTCTTTATTTATTGCTATACCCATAGCTTGGTGGTTATTTTCTCATTGGCTTCAGGATTTCAATGATAGAATTACATTTCCATTATGGTCATTCGCTATAGCTGGCTTATTTGCTCTGATAATCGCGTTTGTAACCGTAGGCTATCAAGCACTAAAAGCAGCTTTAATAAATCCTGTAGAAAGTTTGCGAGATGAGTAA
- a CDS encoding ABC transporter ATP-binding protein: MIKISNLQKYYRTEEVETVALNNLNIHVKEGEFVAVMGPSGCGKSTLLNIIGLLDDLDEGSYLFNEIEVAKFKERGRSDLRKHNIGFVFQSFNLIDELTVFENVELPLVYTNVPAAERKRRVEEVLEKVQIMHRRNHFPQQLSGGQQQRVAVARAVVNNPKLILADEPTGNLDSNNGNEVMQLLTELNEAGTTIVMVTHSEHDAKFSDRVIRMLDGQVIMETATL; encoded by the coding sequence ATGATCAAAATCAGTAACCTTCAAAAGTACTATCGTACAGAAGAAGTAGAGACCGTGGCACTCAACAATTTGAATATCCATGTTAAGGAGGGTGAATTTGTTGCCGTCATGGGACCCTCTGGATGTGGTAAGTCAACGCTGCTCAATATTATCGGGCTTCTGGATGATTTGGATGAAGGTAGCTACTTATTTAATGAAATTGAAGTCGCTAAATTCAAAGAACGTGGCCGTTCGGATTTACGTAAGCATAATATTGGTTTTGTCTTTCAGAGTTTTAATCTGATCGATGAATTGACGGTATTTGAAAATGTAGAACTTCCTCTAGTTTATACCAATGTTCCTGCAGCAGAGCGTAAACGTCGTGTTGAAGAGGTGCTGGAGAAAGTACAGATCATGCATCGACGCAATCACTTCCCTCAACAACTGTCTGGAGGTCAGCAGCAACGTGTTGCAGTGGCTCGCGCCGTGGTCAATAATCCAAAACTAATTCTTGCCGATGAGCCTACAGGTAACTTAGATTCCAATAATGGTAACGAAGTGATGCAATTATTAACAGAGTTGAATGAAGCTGGAACAACGATCGTCATGGTAACACATAGTGAGCATGATGCTAAGTTTTCCGATCGTGTGATCCGCATGTTAGATGGACAGGTCATTATGGAAACAGCAACATTATAA
- a CDS encoding ABC transporter permease has product MNNFKLIFRQLWRNRLFTLLNIVGLSIGISACWVIFRIVNYEFSFDQKHPDKELIYKVHTSYLENNKTDHFDGIPAPLPAFVKDNFSDVALSVPVFSEYFEKVSLPNSKALVFEDPKEIIGTTPDYFKLTDYHWLQGNKDIVFKNPNEVVLTASRAKLYFPKNTFADIIGKTLSYDSTLFTVAGIVEDLAYPSSFIGKEFMQIPTKDWTSTTWTNSNSNWQMFIKVKSPNVIAPILKSVNAKFHEMTNEEFKKYGFSMSSNLIPLSELHFTSFAQKSSDKKTMYGIIGIGIFLLILACINYINLTTAQVPHRAKEIGIRKTLGESQKRITVIFFLETFIITILALLLSWPLVKIIQSSLSSYIPQQMYSFADNLTVLSFIAGTTILITLLSSWYPAMLINRVKISEVIKITGGSKVKMGGLSLRKTLIVFQFVIAQIFVVSTFIIGMQLKHSLNSKLGFNKEAIITLQLPYKSFQNADTDPFTYKHALEGLSVIKHVSLGHLPMSGDHWGNSIVVKSDTGEVRVDHQFKFIDDDYFKLYNINILAGRAIKLSDTASGIALNLVAIEKLGFKSASEAIGNFVKIDDQDRQIVTVIDNFHSKNMHSKIGPLELRPSNKKGQLKNMSIQLPDHQEKWSSALQQIEKEWKKYYPNAPFKYEFYDQQIKNQYENDTKFSKIINLSTSITILLSCLGLIGLVTITTAQRTKEIGIRKVLGSKISGIIALLSKEYIKLIFISILIASPIAWWAMNHWLNDFAYKITLSWWMFTIPAVITLLIAFITMSYHSIKAANANPVESLRDE; this is encoded by the coding sequence ATGAACAATTTTAAATTAATATTTAGACAATTATGGCGCAACCGCCTCTTCACCTTACTTAATATTGTAGGGTTATCCATCGGTATCAGTGCCTGTTGGGTGATATTCCGTATTGTCAATTATGAATTTAGTTTTGACCAGAAACATCCTGATAAGGAATTGATTTATAAAGTCCACACGAGCTATCTTGAAAACAACAAAACAGATCATTTTGACGGTATTCCTGCACCACTACCCGCCTTTGTAAAAGATAATTTTTCTGATGTAGCATTATCTGTTCCTGTATTCAGTGAATATTTTGAAAAGGTTAGTTTACCGAATAGTAAAGCATTAGTTTTTGAAGACCCAAAGGAAATTATTGGAACTACACCAGATTATTTCAAACTCACCGATTATCACTGGTTGCAGGGAAATAAAGATATCGTATTTAAGAACCCTAATGAAGTGGTTTTGACGGCATCAAGAGCAAAATTGTATTTCCCGAAAAACACGTTTGCAGATATTATTGGCAAAACCTTATCCTACGACAGTACGTTATTTACAGTTGCTGGAATCGTGGAAGATCTAGCTTACCCAAGTAGTTTTATCGGTAAAGAATTTATGCAGATTCCGACAAAGGATTGGACAAGTACCACTTGGACAAATTCTAATTCCAATTGGCAGATGTTTATTAAGGTTAAATCGCCGAACGTTATTGCTCCCATTTTAAAATCGGTTAATGCTAAATTCCATGAGATGACCAATGAAGAATTTAAAAAATACGGCTTCAGTATGTCATCAAACTTAATTCCGCTATCTGAATTACATTTCACATCATTTGCACAAAAAAGTAGCGACAAAAAAACAATGTATGGCATTATTGGCATCGGAATTTTTCTACTGATACTTGCTTGCATAAACTATATCAATTTAACGACAGCCCAAGTTCCACATAGAGCAAAGGAAATAGGTATCAGAAAAACGTTGGGAGAGAGTCAAAAGAGAATAACCGTCATCTTCTTTCTCGAAACATTTATCATCACAATATTGGCACTCTTGTTATCATGGCCACTAGTTAAAATTATCCAATCGAGCTTAAGTTCCTACATTCCGCAGCAGATGTACAGCTTTGCTGACAACTTAACGGTTCTATCATTTATAGCCGGGACGACAATTTTAATCACACTACTATCTAGTTGGTATCCGGCCATGCTCATTAATCGAGTTAAAATCTCCGAAGTTATCAAAATTACAGGAGGCAGTAAAGTGAAAATGGGCGGCCTGTCTTTACGAAAAACACTTATTGTATTTCAATTTGTGATTGCTCAAATATTTGTTGTCTCCACGTTTATCATCGGAATGCAACTTAAACATTCTTTAAATAGTAAACTTGGCTTCAACAAAGAAGCAATTATTACGCTACAGCTTCCATATAAAAGCTTTCAAAATGCTGATACGGATCCCTTCACCTATAAGCATGCTTTGGAAGGACTTTCTGTCATCAAACACGTTTCTTTGGGGCATCTCCCGATGAGCGGTGATCATTGGGGTAATTCGATCGTTGTAAAAAGTGATACCGGAGAAGTACGGGTGGATCATCAATTTAAGTTTATAGACGATGACTATTTTAAATTATACAATATCAATATACTGGCTGGTCGAGCGATTAAACTATCGGACACAGCTTCAGGTATTGCTCTAAATCTAGTGGCTATTGAGAAACTAGGATTTAAATCTGCATCAGAGGCTATTGGTAATTTTGTAAAAATAGATGATCAGGATCGACAAATCGTTACCGTGATTGATAACTTTCACAGTAAAAATATGCACAGTAAAATTGGCCCTTTAGAGCTCAGACCTTCAAACAAAAAAGGACAATTAAAGAATATGAGTATTCAATTGCCGGATCATCAGGAAAAATGGTCATCTGCCTTGCAACAGATTGAAAAGGAATGGAAAAAATACTATCCAAATGCTCCATTTAAATACGAATTTTATGATCAGCAAATAAAAAATCAATATGAAAACGATACGAAGTTTTCAAAAATAATCAATTTGTCTACCTCAATAACCATTTTATTAAGTTGCTTAGGACTGATTGGCCTTGTGACGATTACTACAGCCCAACGGACAAAAGAGATTGGAATCCGTAAGGTATTGGGTAGCAAAATTTCTGGAATCATTGCATTACTATCCAAAGAATACATCAAATTAATTTTCATTTCGATTCTGATAGCATCTCCAATTGCCTGGTGGGCGATGAATCATTGGCTGAATGATTTTGCTTATAAAATTACGCTCAGTTGGTGGATGTTTACAATTCCTGCAGTGATTACTTTGCTTATTGCATTTATTACCATGAGCTATCATTCCATCAAAGCCGCAAACGCCAATCCCGTTGAGAGTTTGCGCGATGAATAA
- a CDS encoding ABC transporter permease, translating into MIKNYLKLTLRSLWKIKGYSAINILGLTVGLTSFLMILLYLNYELNYDRWDAELEKVYKVSLRDAENDISPNTQAPLATLLLENGSQIESSTKISTDATFEVPLSVGEKTFSQSGTISADSLFFSVFPYKIVAGDALNPLQKPNAMVISESMANKLFGNENPIGKTIKTFNSFDFEVTAIMENPEGPTHLNIEIVYRSPFEKQNYHWGNWSFHTYVKTKDILAGNDLETAIDRIYYTERLMKETGKTYDQYIKSANRTSLFVDAVHDIHNFPKHGTSNIGTISILLVLAILLLFTGAINLSNLSIASSLRRAKEVGIKKVLGSSRANLFWQFMVEIALQCTIALFLSFLLLSVAIPYFNQEFGVSLNLFGIGSSWSIIAQIAGCLVTVTLLSGLYPAVFLSRYNTTKVLKGDYSTGKQGLALRNGLIVVQFVVATFFIISIVVVNRQLTYMQQSDKGFSSEQVLRVQAFIQKNRDENFDQVKNELLRIPGVQSVAKTTKVPGDVLSDTSTMNFKHAGASYRLGSVKVSQDYFKTLNIDLVDGRPFNDSHADLHTRSAIINEAAAQKLGLKHTGGAYISYPDCDSVPIEVVGIVKNFNVLGFEQEIQPTVFTIGNDACVFQSGGAILVKLSGGDSHKTVAGIEKLWKDIEPGLGIRHSFLDENFQQLFASHLRLKRIVTFFGFTAIAMAIIGLFALTAFLIGRRTKEISIRKILGADLSDLGMLLGKDFLRLVALAVLIAIPLGWWATNAWLQGFAYKISLSVWQFVLSAAVLLIVAACTICIHIVKASRSNISDNLRNE; encoded by the coding sequence ATGATAAAGAACTATTTAAAACTAACCTTACGTAGCCTTTGGAAAATCAAAGGGTATTCGGCCATTAATATTCTTGGACTCACTGTAGGTCTAACTAGTTTCTTGATGATCTTATTATACCTCAACTATGAACTTAATTATGACCGTTGGGATGCGGAACTTGAAAAAGTATATAAAGTATCGCTTCGTGACGCCGAGAATGATATTTCTCCCAATACACAGGCACCTTTAGCGACTTTATTGCTTGAAAATGGTTCTCAAATCGAATCTAGCACTAAAATTTCAACAGATGCTACTTTTGAAGTACCTCTTTCTGTAGGAGAAAAAACATTTTCACAAAGTGGTACCATATCTGCAGACTCACTCTTTTTCTCAGTCTTTCCATATAAGATTGTAGCAGGAGATGCATTAAATCCTCTACAGAAACCAAATGCCATGGTTATTAGTGAATCGATGGCTAATAAACTTTTCGGAAATGAAAACCCAATAGGAAAGACTATTAAAACATTCAATTCATTTGATTTCGAGGTGACTGCAATTATGGAAAATCCAGAAGGGCCGACTCATCTGAATATTGAAATCGTATACCGTTCACCATTTGAAAAACAAAACTATCATTGGGGAAATTGGTCCTTCCATACGTATGTTAAAACCAAAGATATCCTAGCTGGAAATGATTTGGAGACAGCAATAGACCGTATTTATTATACGGAAAGACTTATGAAAGAAACAGGAAAGACGTATGATCAGTATATCAAATCTGCCAATCGCACAAGTCTTTTTGTCGATGCCGTTCATGATATCCATAATTTCCCTAAACACGGAACTAGCAATATTGGCACGATTTCAATCTTATTGGTTTTAGCTATACTGCTTCTCTTTACTGGAGCAATTAATCTTAGTAACCTTTCGATCGCATCTTCTTTGAGACGCGCTAAAGAGGTCGGGATCAAAAAAGTTCTAGGCTCTAGCCGTGCTAATTTATTTTGGCAATTTATGGTGGAAATTGCCCTGCAATGTACCATCGCATTATTCTTATCCTTCCTACTTTTAAGCGTAGCCATACCTTATTTTAATCAGGAATTCGGAGTCTCTTTAAATTTATTTGGTATAGGATCTTCGTGGTCAATAATTGCTCAGATTGCCGGTTGCCTCGTTACTGTCACCTTGCTTTCCGGACTTTATCCGGCCGTTTTCCTCTCGCGCTATAACACCACAAAAGTTCTTAAAGGTGATTACTCAACCGGAAAACAAGGGCTTGCTTTACGAAACGGATTAATTGTGGTTCAATTTGTGGTGGCGACCTTCTTCATTATCAGTATTGTAGTTGTTAATCGGCAATTGACTTACATGCAGCAGTCAGACAAAGGGTTCTCGAGTGAACAGGTACTACGTGTGCAAGCATTCATACAGAAAAACAGAGACGAAAACTTTGACCAGGTTAAAAATGAACTGCTTCGTATACCAGGGGTACAGTCTGTCGCGAAAACAACCAAGGTACCTGGTGATGTTTTATCGGATACATCGACAATGAATTTTAAACATGCAGGAGCTTCCTATCGCCTGGGGTCGGTCAAAGTAAGTCAGGACTATTTTAAAACGCTCAACATTGATTTAGTCGACGGAAGGCCATTCAATGACAGTCATGCTGACCTGCATACAAGATCGGCTATTATTAATGAGGCCGCGGCTCAAAAATTAGGTCTTAAACATACTGGCGGAGCATATATCAGTTACCCTGACTGTGATAGTGTTCCTATCGAGGTGGTAGGAATTGTGAAAAACTTTAATGTGCTGGGCTTTGAGCAGGAAATACAACCGACTGTCTTCACTATAGGTAATGATGCTTGTGTTTTTCAATCAGGAGGTGCGATTTTGGTTAAACTTTCTGGCGGTGACTCGCACAAAACGGTTGCAGGTATTGAGAAACTATGGAAAGATATTGAACCTGGTTTAGGAATTCGTCACTCTTTTTTAGATGAAAATTTTCAACAACTATTTGCGAGTCATCTGCGCTTAAAACGTATCGTCACCTTCTTTGGATTTACAGCCATTGCAATGGCCATTATTGGGCTATTCGCGCTAACTGCATTTTTAATTGGACGTAGGACAAAAGAAATCAGTATCCGTAAGATTCTGGGAGCAGACTTAAGCGATTTAGGAATGTTACTCGGTAAAGATTTTTTACGTCTAGTTGCTTTAGCTGTATTGATTGCAATCCCGCTTGGTTGGTGGGCGACAAATGCTTGGTTGCAAGGCTTCGCTTATAAAATATCTCTTAGTGTGTGGCAATTTGTACTATCGGCAGCTGTCTTACTTATTGTCGCAGCCTGTACGATATGCATTCATATTGTAAAAGCATCCCGTTCAAATATCTCTGATAATCTAAGGAATGAGTAG